The Methanobacterium sp. Maddingley MBC34 genome segment AAAAATTCAGCCAATTTCTAAATAGTTCTTTTCAATCTAACAAAAGTTTCATAGTAAGGAGCTCCATTTCCCTGGTCACTTACCAGATCAGGTGTCAGAATATTCACACACTTGTTATATTTTCGCCATCCGCCCCTATGGGTGAGAACGTAATCCGGTCTAAGGCCATTATTTTCCTTAACTTTAACTAAAAGTCTGCCCTGCCTTGATTCAAGCCAGACTTCTTCACCATCTTCAATATCTATTTCTTTAAGAACTTTTGGATGGATTTGTACTACAAGAACACTTTTTCCATGTTCATTTTCAGGTATTTCCGAACCTATCCAATCTCTGGGACTAACTGATAGTAATCGAAGGTTAAAGCCATTATTTAATTTGAAATTTTCATTTATCATCGCATCTGCAATTTTGAGATGAAGTTCAGTTGGGAATTCATAATTCCCGGATTCAGTTTCGAAGTTGCCATCAGAAAAGGGGGTAACTGGGGCGGATGGGAATCTGTAGGGTTTTCTTAGAAGTTCTTCCAGTGATATTCCCTCATGGATTATGGGTTCTGCTAGTTTGCCCAGCCATTCACGTGGTGATCCTGCCATTTCCTCTCCAAATCCAAGTTTCACTGCTAATTCCTGGAATATCTGTAATTCGGATCTGGCCTCACCACCGGGTTTGATAACGGGGTTGAGGGGTGATATCCAGTTATGACCATAGCTGCCCACCAGATCTTCCTCTTCCAAAAAGCTGGTTGCTGGTAAAAAGAGATTCGCCACATCAGCAGTATCATTAAGGAAATGATCGACCATTATAACATCATCAACACTTTGAAATGCTTTTTTAACTTTGGGGGTGTTGGCCAGCATTGCTAAAGGATTCCCTGCAGTGATAAAAATGAGTTTAATAGGAGGATCCTGTGTCTGGATGATTTCTTCACCAACAATGGGTATGGTCAGTTTCCTTTGATTAGGTGCCTGATCATCAAGGGCATGCTGGTGGTTGAAGTATCCGTATTCATCAAAACCATGACTTACGCCCCCACCACTTTTGCCAATGTTCCCGGTAATGGCAGCCAATGCATCGATAAGGCGGAAAGTCAGATGACTCTGTCTGTAACGTTGCAAACCCCAACCTAATATGATGCTACTGGGATGACCAGATGCGTATAATCTTGCCAGTTCATAAAGGTCGTCCAGGGGGACATCGGTTATTTTGGAAAGTTCATTCAGGCTGTAATCATTCAGTAACTCCTGGTAATCCTGGAAGTATTCTGTATTCTTGTTTATGAATTCTTCATCAAAGAAACCTTCTTTTAATATTATTTTGGCAATGGCAATGGCCAAAAAACTGTCAGAACCTGGAACCGGCTGCAGGTATATATCTGCTCTACGGCTGGTTGGGGTGTTCACCGGATCAATGACCACCAGTTTAACCCCTTTCCGGCGAGCCTGGATAATGATCTTCCACAGATGAACATCGGTGACTGCAGGATTCCTCCCCCAAACCAGTATAACATTACTGTTAAGGTGATCGAGGGGGTCATGGGATATTCTCACTCCCATATCAATTTCCTGACCTGCCTGCCCGGTTCCTCCGCATATTGATCCGCAAAGGGTGGAAACACCACCTAATAGATTAAAAAAGCGACGATTAATAATTCTAAGAGCAGTACGGGCCCCGTATCCCTGATAGTAAAGGATCGACTGGCTTCCATAGTTTTCACAAGCATTCCTTATTTTACTGGTTGCTATATTCAGGGCTTCATCCCAGCCTATCTGCACCCATTCCCCATCTTCTTTCTTCAATGGATGTAAAATTCTTCTATCGCTGTAAAATCGCTCTTCTAAGTAGTGTTTCATATTCTTGCAGATAAAACCGCTGGTTATCTCATGTTCAGGATTTCCACGTAGTTTAACAATTCTTTCATTTTCTACTTGGGCGATGATACTGCATGTTCCTGGACAGTCGGCTGTACATGCTGTTAAAACTTCCCTCATAACAATTCTCCGATAGGACTCCAATAAATATAACTCCAATTAACTCCAATAATATAACTCCAATTAACTCAAATAATATAACTCCAATAAAACTCTAATACGAATAATATGTTTGAAAAGTTTGATATAATGGAGTATTGATATCTGTGAGTAAATAGATTCTACTCATTAATAGAATCTACGCATTTTAGTATGTTAATTAATTTTTACATGCCATGATTATATCAAAAAGATATTTTATTGAAAAATAAAGAAAGGAATCCCTTTTGAGGAATCATAATTATTCACTTTTTTATCTACTTTTATTCTGTTATGTTAATGGCTGAGCTGGGACATAGATCCTGGCACATTTCGCATAAGTTACAATCTTTTCCTGATTTGGTGATTATTTTATTATTTTCCAATTGAAAAATTGACATGGGACAGGAATCCACACATTCTGCACAGTCACTGGCATCGCATTTATTATGATCAATCTCTATCCGGGGCATCTTCTCCCTCCATTTTCTTATTTGATTTTATTTCCTGGATAACCGAAGCAAGGTAACCGGTTATAGCATTTGTTATGGTCTCTTTTTTTGATTCTACTACTTCAATTCCCATTTCCTGTAGTTTTTGACGGGGTTCCTCACCTATTCTTCGACAAAATACTACTCTGCAATCTTTTAAAATTTCCAAACCTCTTTTCCAACGATATTCATGATCGTAAATTGGTTTTTTACTTTTTTCCCTCAATTCTACAAATTCGAGGCCTCCTTTTCCCATCTGGAAGATGAGATAGTGGCTGGCCTGTCCAAAGTGCTGGTCTACTGTCTCACCATCGCTAGAGGCAACTGCGATCTTCATTTGGTCCTCCAGGGGGATCATTTTCTAAATAAGTCTTTAATATTCTGATTTCCCCCTTTGATTCAAGGATTTGATTATCTTTTTGCATTGTCTTTTTCATCATGGTCTGGAATATTTAGGATAATTGCTGCTTTGGGACATATCTCTATACATTCCTGACACATTTTACAGTACACTGGGGAGGTAACGGTTACAACATCATTGATTGTGAAAACATTATTAGGGCAGACGTACGCGCATTTAGCGCATTTTGAACCTTGGCAACGGTTTTGGTCTAATATAATATCGATCATGCCCTTACTCCTCATAAATATCCATTATTTAATTCTCCACACCATCCATTAACTCATAACCTGCTTCATCATAGTAGTGATGGATGATGGTGTTGGTGAGCTGGTCCAAAAGATTTAAACTTCCCTTGTAACCTAAAATACGGATTCTCTGGGCACCAACCCGGTCAAATATTGGAAATCCAACTCGGAACAGGGGAATGTTCTCATCAACGGCTATACGGGCTCCGTAAGAGTTTCCTATCAGGAGATCTACTCCTGTTTTTTTAACCTGCTGGTGCAGATCGTAGAGATCTCCACCATTGAGTATCACCGGGTCATGTCCAGTTTTACGGATGATTTGTTGAATGTCTGTGCTGAATTTGCTACTATGGGTTCCGGTGGCTATAATAGCCGGTTCCATACCCATTTCAGTCAGGAAACTCACCATACCTGACACTAAATCAGGGTCTCCGTAGATTGCCACTTTCCGCCCGTAGTTATATGCCTGAGAATCAACCAAAGCATCCAGTAATCTACCACGGTCGCGTTCCAGTTCTGGGGGAATGTTTTCAATATTTTTCAGAGAGGAGAGGGTGCTGATGAATTGATCAGTGTTCTCCAGTCCCACCGGGAGGGGTAGTGTGATATGGGGAACACTGAATCTTTTCTTCAGGAAGATCCCACCAGAATCTACATGTTTGGATAGGGTTAAAGTAATTTTTGAATTGGCAGTCTGTCTGATTTCATCTAAAGTTGTTCCTCCAGAGGGTAAAAATTCTATAGATCCATCTAGGGGGGCATGAAGTGATTCTGAGGTATCTGTGAGGATAATACTCTCCAGTTCCATAAGACTGAGTATCTCTTTAACTTCCTCCACATCTGCGGGGGCCAGATTTCCAGGGATGATGTTGATTACATCATTCTTATCATCGGACATTGGGGGCAAAGCCAGACTTTCTATGAGGGATTTAATGGTTTTATCATAACCTTCCACATGAGAACCAGTATAACTGGGAGTGGATACAGTTATTATGGGTGGAAGTTCCTCTTTATGAAGTTTAAAGTAGGTTTCACTGAATTTATTTATTATGCCATCCACATCATCCCCAATGGTCTCAGTGAGACAACTGGAGGTCACCCCAATCAGGGTGGGATGATACTGTAAGTTCATGGTCTCCAAGGCCTTTTGAAGGTTTTTTTCGCCTCCATACACCACAGTACTCTCACTCATGGATGTGGATGACACGTTAATTGGTTCCCTGAAATGACGGCATAACTGGAAGCGCATATAGGTACTGCACCCCTGTGAACCATGTATAAGGGGCATGGCACCTTCAATACCCAGAAGAGCCTGCACAGCACCCATGGGCTGACACATTCTACAGGGATTGATCACGGCAAATTTCTTTTTATTATCCTCCCTGGATTTTCCAGTTGATGTAACATTCTCTGGGGGGACATGCTTAGGAGTACTGTGCAATTACATCACCTCTGGGGAAATTTTTGGTTTTGTTGAACATTCTTTTACGGATTTTTTGCATTTAATTACGTCTTTAGACTTTAAATTGCACTTATATTGCCTTTGACTTTTTTTATTCACCATTGGCTTTGATTTAAATGGATTTTTTAAAACTGAGCTTTTTTTTATGCCTGGAGTGTATTTCCAAACTGGACTTGACACTGCCCGGTCCACTTCCCTGGCAAAGTTAAGGAATCCTTGAAAACCAGCAAAAGAGCTGATCCGGTCATGGTTAAAGTCACAGAAAGCCACTCCCATTTTCAGTGACATATATTTCTCTTTTGCTCCTGAAACCAGTAGATCGGGTTGATATTTATCCAGGAGTCTGGCCAGTTCCATGGCATTGGCATCATCCACAATGATGGTTCCATCTCTCACAGTCTCCTTTATCCGCTGGTAGTCTTCAGGCAACCCATTTTGAGTTCCAGTCATCAGTACTTCCATTCCCAGCTCTTCAAATGCTCTGATAAGAGACCATGCCTTATTTCCACCAACATAGACTGCCACTTTTTTACCAGTCAAACGTTCCCTGTAAGGGGTGATGGCATCTTTAATTCGATTAGTTTCCAATTCAATGAGATTTTCAGCTGCCTCCATCATTGTTGGGTCGTTGAAAAATTCAGCAATGGATCTGAGGGATTTTGAGGTTTCTTCAACTCCGAAAAAGTTTACCCTGATCTGGGGAATACTGTAACGTTCTTCCATGGAATCCGCCAGATAACGGGATGATTTCTGGCACTGTACCAGGTTCATATGAGCCAGATGAGCATTGGCTATCTCTTCAACCCGTGAGTCTCCAGTAATCACAGCCTGGATGGAAACTCCAATCTTTTCCAGAAGTGGTTTCATGGCCCAGAAATCTCCAGCCACATTGAACTCTCCTAAAATGTTTATTAAGTAATCCGTTGTTGTCGGAGATTCTTCTGCCGTATCTGTGGGGGAAATATCTATTTTAAGAGTTTTTATTTTCTTTTGGGGAGTTTTGATACTCTTATGGGGAGGTTCGGTACCAATGAGGTATTCTATCATTGCGTCACAGGCAAGCTGGTGTCCCAACGATTTATTCACACTCCTGAAACCTTCTGATTGGACCGGTATAACTCTTGATCCGGTGATTTCGGTTGCTTCACGGCAAACACTTTTAAGATCATCCCCAATTAATCCCACCACACAGGTGGCGTAGACGAAAATGGCAGCGGGCTTGAATAACTGGTTTAATTCGATGATGGTTTCCAGGAGTTTTTTCTCGCCTCCGAAGACAATGTCCTTTTCCTGGAGATCGGTGGAGAATCCATTACGATAGAGTTCTGATCCTGAAGATCTGCTTCCACGAATATCCCAGGTGCATGATGCACAGCCCAGGGGACCGTGTACCAGGTGGATGGCATCGGTTATAGGCATTAGAACCACCCGGGCCCCACCATAGACGCATGATCGCTGAGTTACCATTCCAGGAACACTGGCCTGGTTACATGCTGGAGTAGATTCATTACCCTCTCTTTTGATGCACATGTGCTTCCTTCGGGATTTCAGGGTACTTATCACATCTTTTGGTATTTCAGGAATCTTAATCTCCGGCAAATCCAGGGAAGAAATCACTTCTTCATCCCCTGTTTGAGGGTTATGGTGAGATTTATTATTCTTTAGCATTAGATAACCGTTAATTTACATTTATTCATTTTTTTAGCTATGTTTCTATCTTTTTTTTAAAAAAATTTAAAAAAATATTGACTTATTTTGTTCACTGCTGTAGCTTCCAGTGTTCTTTGTCGTAATATTTTTCAAACACGGTATTGGTTATTCTGTCTATTAGATTAACAGAACCGTTATATCCAACAATAGGGACCCTGTGGTATCCTGCTCGGTCATAAACTGGGTATCCAACTCTTACCAGTGGAATATCCAAGTGTTTGGCAAATAATCTACCATCAGAGTGGCCGATCATCAATTCTACTGGTTCTTCTTCTAGTTTAACCTCTAAAGCTCTTAGATCGCTTCCTATCATGACATCTACTGGTTCATCAGATTCTTTGGCTACTTTTTCCATTTCACTAACGAATTCTGGATTTTCAACACCAGTACAAACCACAGATGGAATCATTCCCAGTTCACATACAAAGCGGGCTATCCCTGCACTTATAGCGGGGTCCCCGAATATGGCTACTTTTCGTCCGAAAAGATACCTTGATGCTAGATCTGCCATTGAATCGATTAGTAATCCTCTTTCATCTAGTAAGGAGTCTGGAATTTCCAGATCTGTGAATTTCTTCAAGTTTCTGAGGAACTGATCTGTATTACGAACTCCTATGGGTATGGGACCTACTGCAGCCGGGACATTGTATTTTTTCTCCAATGAAAGAGCACCTGAACCAGAATATTCGCATAAAGATATGGTACCTAAACTGTTTGGAGAATCAGCTATCTCTTCAACAGTTGTTCCTCCTTTGGGATAGAATGGTCTGGTTTCTGTTGCTGATGGTCTTAGTGGAGAGTCGAAGGGATCGGATATATCGGTAAGTACAATACCCTCAACTCCCATTAAACTCAGTATGTGCTTTATTTCTCTGATATCTCCTGGGTTAACCATTCCTGGAATTATGTTAACTTTTTCATTGGCATCTCCTGGATCCTGAGCCAGATTTGTGACCAGAGCTTTAATGGCATTATCATAGCCTTTGAAATGGTTTTCTACAAAACTGGGAGTGCTTATTGCAACAATTTTTATTTTTTCCGCTTCTTTTTCTCCCATTTTTTCTTTCAGTTCTTCCTTAGCTATTTTAATGAAACCTTCCATATCATCTCCAATAATTTCACTGGAACAGGTGCTTATGGCACCGATCACACTTGGTTTAAATCTGACTGCCAGGTTTCCAATACCCGATATCAGGTTTTTCCTACCACCAAAGACTGCGGCATCTTCGTGCAGTGATGTTACTGCAATTTCAGATGGTTCACGGAAGTGGCGGGAGAATGAGTATCGGACAAATGTGGAGCATCCTTGAGAACCGTGGACTAATGGGAGTCCTCTTCTTATCCCTGCAACTGCGTACATGGCACCCATGGGCTGACAGGTAACCAGAGGATTAATTACGGCAGTTCGATCCCTTTTCATTACATTGGCACAGCTCATTATGGGGCCTCCTTTTGTTGTTCTTTTTTAGGAGCATTTATCTCCGGTTCCTGTATTATTCCTTCTATTTCTGCCTCTAATTCTTCTTCATCATCTATTGTTTCTTCAAATTCCAGCATATTCCACACTGGGCTGTAAATAGATGCATATATGTCTTGAGCCAGGTTTAAAAATCCTTCAAAGCCCATGTAAGGTCCATTTTCGTAGGAATGGATTAAAACGCATGGAACTCCCAATTTATGGGCTATGTACTTCTCTTTTATCCCGGAGAGGATTATGTCTGGTTTGTAGACTTCAATGATTTCTTCAAGTTCCAGTGAGTTAGGATCGTCTATTATTACGGTTCCTTCGCCTACACGTTCTTTGATCTTTTCATATCCATCTTCGTGTTCAAACATGGTTGAAACGGCAACTGTTTCCATTCCAAGGTGTTCTTTTAATGGTTCAGGAAGGTGCCAGTTTTTAGGTCCTCCTGAAAATACCCACACAGTTTTGCCTTGAAGTTTCTCTTTATAGAAATCTAATTTTGGCTGTATTTCTGCCATTTCACGTTTTATGAGTTTTTCAGCGTTTTCTTCAAGCCCAAAATGTTTGGCTACAGTTATCAAGTTTTCTGCACAGTATTTTGGCCCGAAAAAGTCCACTTTAATGTAGGGAATGCCGTATTTTTCTTCGATTAAGTCTGCAATGTAGGTGGCTGATCTCTGGCACCTCACCAGACTTAATTTAGCCCGGTGCATCCAGCATATCTCGTCATGACTGCAATCTCCAGTGAATTTGGAGAGTAAGTTTATTCCAATTTCGTCAAAGTACTTTTTTAAGACCCACAGGTCTCCGTCTATGTTGTATTCCCCGATAAGGTTAATATCATAAGGTGTTGTTTCTGGAGGTTCTTTGGTGCCCACCAGTTTGTTGAAGAGGGTTAAGTTACCTACGTGGTGTCCTTTAGACTGTGTAGGGCCAGAAAAACCGGGAGCATTAAATGCTACCACGTCTTTTCCAATTTCTTCTGATAATTCTTTTGCAACTGCATCCATATCGTCCCCTATAAGTCCGGTGGTACATGTGGCGTAGGTGTAGATAGCGGTTACGAATGGGAATTCCTTAGCAGCTTCCAGAATGGATTGTCTGAGTTTTTTCATTCCTCCGAAAACCACATCGGATTCTTTAAGATCGGTTCCCATGATGTATTTCAGGTTGAACTGGTCAATGGGAACTTTGTCTCCGTTGGGAAGATCTGGTGAAGTGGGATACCTTTTACTTCCGCAACCGTATGTGGTACATCCTACTGGTGAATGGACCACGTGGATCACGTCCTTAACGGCTCCAGTTATAACTCCTTTAACTCCTGCAAATGCACATCCTCTCTCTGTCATACATCCGGGAATGGTGGTTGTATTACATTTTGGGATTTCTTCGGTTGGATCAGCTAAATCTTTTACATACGTATGTTTTTTTCTATTTGGAATGTCTTTATCCACTTCAAAAAGTTTATGGGGCATTTTTACTCTCCTAAAATGCTAATTTCTCCGTTATTTTTTTATTGAATAATTTTATCTTATTATCTCCTGTTAAGCATTAATCTTAATATAAACCTAAATCAGGGCTTTTGTCCCTCGTTCATTGGTTCTTACCCTCACTGCCTCATCTATAGGGCATACAAATAATTTACCATCACCGTTTTGTCCGGTCTGGTTAACTCTCATAATGGCTTCAACAATTAAAGAAACATCTTCATCGGGTACAATTAGCGATATAAGTCGTTTAGGTATGTATCGCATGGTACCTTCCTCTTTTAGAAGGGTTTCGTTCTGTATGTCAAAGGATACCTCTCCAATTATTGCTTTCTGCTTTCCTCGCCCCATTACTCTTTGTGCAGTCATTGCAGGAAATCCAAGGGCGTTTAGAACGTCCTTAGTTTGAGTCATTTTGTTGGGGCGGATTATTGCTATTATTTCTTTCATTAAATGCACCGACTTTTATTTCCCATAAATTAAGTTAAAGTTCACTACTGCGCGTTCTTACGGTGTATGCTTCATCTACTGGGCTAATGAATATTTTTCCATCACCAAAACTCCCGGTAAATGCTGATTCATTTATTAAATCAACGATTTGGGGAGTGGCATCGTCTTCTGCAACCAGTAGAATCATTGTTTTAGGTAATTCATCGTAGTAAATTTTATCCACCTGAATACCCTTTTGTTTTCCACGCCCAATAACATCCATTTTGGTTAAAGCCACATAACCAGCTTCTGCCAGTGAATCAACCACTTCTTCAGTTTTATCTGGGCGTACTATTGCTCTAATCATTTTCATTTTCTTAATCACCATTAAATTCTTGATCTTTAACGTCCATGGTTATTAATAACATTTTAATTTAATTCATGGGTTACTGGTTTAGTCAACTAAACCATAATCTATAACGAGTTCTTCCAGTTCTTCCATGGTCATAGGGGTTGGAATTACGAAATTTTCGTTTTCTATAATTTTTCTACCTAATTCCTCGTACTCATGGGCCTGGTTACATTCTTCATCAAAGTCAACCACAGTTCTTTTGTTGAATTCTGCTTTTTGCACGATGTTATCCCTAGGAACGAAGTGTATCAATTGTGTCCCGATACGTTTACAGAATTCTTCCATGAGTTCTTTTTCCCCGTCAACGTTTCGACTGTTACAGATTATTCCTCCCAGTCTCACACCGCTTTGTTCTGCATATTTTACCATACCTTTGCACAGGTTGTTGGCGGCGTACAGTGCCATCATCTCTCCAGATGCGACCACGTAGATCTCTTCTGCTTTCCCATCCCTGATGGGCATTGCGAATCCTCCGCACACAACGTCACCTAGAACATCGAAGAAAACAAAGTCATTGTCTTCATAGACTTTCAATTGTTCCATGATTGTTATGGCGGTTATAACTCCCCTACCGGCACATCCAACACCAGGTTCAGGTCCTCCGGATTCTACACATTTTATTCCTTCAAAACCGGTGGACATAATTTTGTCCAGTTCCATACAGGCTTCTTCTCCCTCTTCTCTCAGGGTGTCCATCATGGTTGTTTGCATTTTTCCCCCAAGGATCATTCTTGTACTGTCTGCTTTGGGGTCACAGCCGTGTATCATCACTTTCTTATCGTGAAAGTGTGCCATGGCTGTTGCTGTGTTTTGAGTTGTTGTTGACTTTCCAATTCCACCTTTACCGTATATAGCTATTTTTCTTACCATTTTGACCTCTCTTGTTTAGTTTTCTAATAAATTTAACCGGAAGAAGGAAACATACTTCCGACAAACTAGTGTTGGCAATCATCTTATATAAATTTTCTGGTGCAGGGGTACTGAAAAGTTGTGAGAGATTAGAAATTTTCTCTAAAATACTTTTAGTCTAATACCGTTATTCATGAAAAAAACATAATAAATGTTGAAAATAGTTAGCAAATCAGTTCAACACGCCTTAACTTTTACAAGCCAGTGCAGAATAAACTTATCCAAAAAACATAGTTATAATCTCAACTAAATAGCTAAATATTAATAAAAATCCTTGAAAATATCTAAAATTAGTAAAACCCAAAATATGGGGTAGTCCCTAATCATTTATTAACATTTTTGCCTTCATATCGCCTCGCTATTAATATTTTAATGATATTTCCGGCTGACTTGTGAAATTATTCAAGGAACACAGGCCATCCTTCCCCCAACATCCAAAATCTGTACATCAATACCGTAAATACGTTTCATGTTCTGGGGGGTGATGACATCTTCTGGTTTTCCCAGGGCTATGAATCTTTTCTCATTCATAAGGGCCACTTTAGTGGCAGAAATAAATGCATGGTCTGGGAAGTGGGAGGACATTATCACAGCTAGACCTTCGCTGGCCAGTTTTTGTATAATATTCAAGGTTCGAATTTGATTACCAAAATCAAGGTGGGAAGTGGGTTCATCCAGAATAAGAATACTGGGTTCTTGGGCCAAAACCCGGGCAATGAAAACCAGCTGCTGTTCACCACCACTTATCTCAGTGTAGGGTCTATCCTTCATATAACTAATATTCAAGGATTCCAGGGCTTTTAAGGCGATCTCATAGTCCTTTTCAGAAGGAGATTCAAACATGTCCAGATGAGGAGATCTGCCCATTAACACTACATCCAAGACAGTAAACGGAAAGGTTGAATTATGAATTTGAGGGATGTAACCAATATTTTTGGCCAGATCTGCACGGGAAAAAGAATTCATATCCTGGCCATCAATAATGATCTCTCCTGAATTAGGCTTCATAAGACCGGTTAAACATTTAATCAGGGTGGTTTTACCGGTACCATTGGCACCCAGAATGCAGAAAATATCTCCTTGAGTAATTGAAAAATTTATATCCTCAAAAATATTCTCATTATCATCATAGGCAAATGAACAACCTTTTATCTCCATAAGAGGGTTCATACCCACACCTCTTTACTTTTTCTAAGAAGATATAAGAAGAATGGAACTCCAATAAGTGCTGTAAGTATTCCTATTGGGATTTCAACTGTGGTAAGTGTTCTAGTGACATCATCGATCAGTAAAAGGAAGAAAGCACCGGTAACCACACTGGCTGGTAGGAGAATTTTATGATCAGGCCCCACGATCATCCGGGCAACGTGGGGTATAACCAAACCTACCCAACCAATAATTCCACAAATACTAACCGAGGATGCGGTTACCACAGTACAGCATAAAATTATAATGGCCTGCAGCTTTTTAGTATCCACGCCCATGGTTTGAGCTTCTTCCTCACCCATTGAAATAACGTTAATCCTCCAGCGGATAAGAAGAAGGATTACTATTCCGATTATAACTGGTATTCCCATCATAACCAGTTTTTCCATGGTCACTGCTGAAAAACTCCCCATAAGCCAGAAAACTATGGAGGGAAGTTGCTGGTACGGGTCAGCAACGTATTTAGAAAGGGCGATCAGAGCTCCGAAGAAGGATTCAATGGCAATACCACATAAAATCAAGGTCAGTATGGAAGTTCCTTTAAAGGTCCTGCTAATG includes the following:
- a CDS encoding nitrogenase alpha chain/nitrogenase component I, alpha chain (PFAM: Nitrogenase component 1 type Oxidoreductase~TIGRFAM: nitrogenase component I, alpha chain; nitrogenase alpha chain) gives rise to the protein MPHKLFEVDKDIPNRKKHTYVKDLADPTEEIPKCNTTTIPGCMTERGCAFAGVKGVITGAVKDVIHVVHSPVGCTTYGCGSKRYPTSPDLPNGDKVPIDQFNLKYIMGTDLKESDVVFGGMKKLRQSILEAAKEFPFVTAIYTYATCTTGLIGDDMDAVAKELSEEIGKDVVAFNAPGFSGPTQSKGHHVGNLTLFNKLVGTKEPPETTPYDINLIGEYNIDGDLWVLKKYFDEIGINLLSKFTGDCSHDEICWMHRAKLSLVRCQRSATYIADLIEEKYGIPYIKVDFFGPKYCAENLITVAKHFGLEENAEKLIKREMAEIQPKLDFYKEKLQGKTVWVFSGGPKNWHLPEPLKEHLGMETVAVSTMFEHEDGYEKIKERVGEGTVIIDDPNSLELEEIIEVYKPDIILSGIKEKYIAHKLGVPCVLIHSYENGPYMGFEGFLNLAQDIYASIYSPVWNMLEFEETIDDEEELEAEIEGIIQEPEINAPKKEQQKEAP
- a CDS encoding nitrogen regulatory protein PII (PFAM: Nitrogen regulatory protein P-II) is translated as MKEIIAIIRPNKMTQTKDVLNALGFPAMTAQRVMGRGKQKAIIGEVSFDIQNETLLKEEGTMRYIPKRLISLIVPDEDVSLIVEAIMRVNQTGQNGDGKLFVCPIDEAVRVRTNERGTKALI
- a CDS encoding nitrogen regulatory protein PII (PFAM: Nitrogen regulatory protein P-II) gives rise to the protein MVIKKMKMIRAIVRPDKTEEVVDSLAEAGYVALTKMDVIGRGKQKGIQVDKIYYDELPKTMILLVAEDDATPQIVDLINESAFTGSFGDGKIFISPVDEAYTVRTRSSEL
- a CDS encoding nitrogenase iron protein (PFAM: 4Fe-4S iron sulfur cluster binding proteins, NifH/frxC family~TIGRFAM: nitrogenase iron protein), which codes for MVRKIAIYGKGGIGKSTTTQNTATAMAHFHDKKVMIHGCDPKADSTRMILGGKMQTTMMDTLREEGEEACMELDKIMSTGFEGIKCVESGGPEPGVGCAGRGVITAITIMEQLKVYEDNDFVFFDVLGDVVCGGFAMPIRDGKAEEIYVVASGEMMALYAANNLCKGMVKYAEQSGVRLGGIICNSRNVDGEKELMEEFCKRIGTQLIHFVPRDNIVQKAEFNKRTVVDFDEECNQAHEYEELGRKIIENENFVIPTPMTMEELEELVIDYGLVD
- a CDS encoding ABC-type cobalamin/Fe3+-siderophore transport system, ATPase component (PFAM: ABC transporter), translated to MNPLMEIKGCSFAYDDNENIFEDINFSITQGDIFCILGANGTGKTTLIKCLTGLMKPNSGEIIIDGQDMNSFSRADLAKNIGYIPQIHNSTFPFTVLDVVLMGRSPHLDMFESPSEKDYEIALKALESLNISYMKDRPYTEISGGEQQLVFIARVLAQEPSILILDEPTSHLDFGNQIRTLNIIQKLASEGLAVIMSSHFPDHAFISATKVALMNEKRFIALGKPEDVITPQNMKRIYGIDVQILDVGGRMACVP
- a CDS encoding ABC-type Fe3+-siderophore transport system, permease component (PFAM: FecCD transport family), coding for MLKRKIRDKIAAHNISITLLLCIPLIILFFLSFLIGRYPIPPYDVMITIVSKILPINSTVPPSMETVIFQVRLPRILAAMLVGAALSIAGASFQGLFRNPLVSPDKLGVSAGAGFTASLAILLSLGTIIIQVSAFFGGLIAVGLTYFISRTFKGTSILTLILCGIAIESFFGALIALSKYVADPYQQLPSIVFWLMGSFSAVTMEKLVMMGIPVIIGIVILLLIRWRINVISMGEEEAQTMGVDTKKLQAIIILCCTVVTASSVSICGIIGWVGLVIPHVARMIVGPDHKILLPASVVTGAFFLLLIDDVTRTLTTVEIPIGILTALIGVPFFLYLLRKSKEVWV